A region of Homo sapiens chromosome X, GRCh38.p14 Primary Assembly DNA encodes the following proteins:
- the SPANXC gene encoding sperm protein associated with the nucleus on the X chromosome C has translation MDKQSSAGGVKRSVPCDSNEANEMMPETSSGYSDPQPAPKKLKTSESSTILVVRYRRNVKRTSPEELVNDHARENRINPLQMEEEEFMEIMVEIPAK, from the exons ATGGACAAACAATCCAGTGCCGGCGGGGTGAAGAGGAGCGTCCCCTGTGATTCCAACGAGGCCAACGAGATG ATGCCGGAGACCTCGAGTGGGTACTCAGACCCGCAACCTGCTCcgaaaaaactaaaaacatctgAGTCCTCGACCATACTAGTGGTTCGCTACAGGAGGAACGTGAAAAGAACATCTCCAGAGGAACTGGTGAATGACCACGCCCGAGAGAACAGAATCAACCCCCTCCAAATGGAGGAGGAGGAATTCATGGAAATAATGGTTGAAATACCTGCAAAGTAG